One part of the Rutidosis leptorrhynchoides isolate AG116_Rl617_1_P2 chromosome 1, CSIRO_AGI_Rlap_v1, whole genome shotgun sequence genome encodes these proteins:
- the LOC139860525 gene encoding protein LATERAL BRANCHING OXIDOREDUCTASE 1 has protein sequence MAPELKFPLNVGQIDDVQELQKSRKNKIPNRFVRDMAERPMQAMIPLPLSSSLPVIDLKKLMEGNNEEFHYEIMKLSTSCEEWGFFQVINHGIDLDLLEKIEKVAMDFFMLPIEEKQKYPMAPGTVQGYGQAFVFSEDQKLDWCNMFALGLIPHSIRNPTLWPANPPMFSDTVEAYSVEIRKLCKDLLRFIALSLRLKENVFEEMFGESVQAIRMNYYPACPRPDLVLGLSPHSDGSALTVLQQGKGSTVGLQILKDNKWIPIQPVKNALVINIGDTIEVLTNGRYKSSEHRAVTHKEKDRLSIVTFYAPSYEIEIGPMEEMVDENNPCKFRRYNHGEYSRHYVTNKLQGKKTLDFAKISPNKSF, from the exons ATGGCTCCTGAACTAAAATTCCCTCTTAACGTTGGTCAAATCGACGACGTTCAAGAACTGCAAAAGAGTCGAAAAAACAAAATTCCAAATAGGTTTGTTCGTGATATGGCCGAAAGGCCGATGCAAGCCATGATCCCGTTACCATTATCAAGTAGTTTACCTGTCATTGATCTTAAGAAACTTATGGAAGGAAACAATGAAGAATTTCACTATGAAATTATGAAGCTTTCTACTTCTTGTGAGGAGTGGGGCTTTTTTCAG GTGATAAACCATGGGATTGATCTTGATTTGTTGGAAAAGATAGAGAAAGTGGCAATGGATTTTTTTATGCTTCCTATTGAAGAGAAACAAAAGTATCCAATGGCACCAGGAACAGTGCAGGGATATGGGCAAGCTTTTGTGTTTTCAGAAGATCAAAAGCTAGATTGGTGCAATatgtttgcacttggtttaatccCTCATTCCATAAGAAACCCTACACTATGGCCAGCCAACCCACCAATGTTTAG TGACACTGTGGAGGCTTACTCGGTTGAGATTCGAAAGCTATGCAAAGATCTTCTAAGATTTATAGCCTTAAGCCTGCGGCTTAAGGAGAATGTATTTGAAGAAATGTTTGGTGAGAGTGTGCAAGCAATTAGGATGAACTACTACCCCGCGTGTCCTAGACCGGACCTTGTACTTGGTTTGAGTCCCCATTCGGATGGAAGCGCTCTAACCGTGTTGCAACAAGGTAAAGGTAGCACGGTCGGTCTCCAAATACTCAAAGACAATAAATGGATTCCAATTCAACCTGTTAAAAATGCACTTGTCATCAACATTGGTGACACCATAGAG GTTTTGACAAATGGGAGATACAAGAGCTCGGAACATAGAGCCGTGACACACAAAGAGAAGGACCGACTATCGATTGTCACGTTTTATGCTCCAAGTTATGAAATAGAGATAGGTCCAATGGAAGAAATGGTGGACGAAAACAATCCTTGCAAGTTTAGAAGGTACAATCATGGAGAGTATAGTAGACACTATGTAACCAACAAGTTGCAAGGGAAGAAAACACTTGATTTTGCCAAAATATCACCCAACAAGTCTTTCTAG
- the LOC139860530 gene encoding uncharacterized protein codes for MAHNTDCVPLYVIKENETPINSKIAELNESRAELINRIQNLKNDLQSWRSKLDIQVKSYRNELSDLKKTLNVEVDQLRSEFQELRTTLQQQQEDVTSSLKNLGLQDVSAEVKDTEGSEVKEETL; via the exons ATGGCTCATAACACCGATTGTGTTCCTCTTTATGTG ATAAAAGAGAATGAAACGCCAATTAATTCAAAGATTGCG GAGTTGAATGAATCAAGGGCAGAACTGATTAATAGAATTCAAAATTTGAAAAAT GATCTTCAAAGCTGGAGGTCAAAGTTGGATATTCAAGTTAAGAGTTACCGAAAT GAGCTTTCAGACCTTAAGAAAACTCTGAATGTGGAAGTGGACCAGCTCCGATCG GAATTTCAAGAACTAAGAACCACTTTACAGCAACAACAAGAAGATGTAACCAGCAGTTTAAAGAACCTTGGG CTGCAAGATGTTTCTGCAGAGGTTAAAGACACTGAAGGTTCAGAAGTTAAAGAAGAGACCTTGTAA